In Bacteroidota bacterium, one DNA window encodes the following:
- a CDS encoding DinB family protein → MTIARDHFAQLLSYNSWANQRLFGAIPAEALDVPQTSSFPTIRRTVLHIWDAEWVWFERVNGHNPGDVDLELFDGPFDEALRRMKQQTEAWIAHVASLSDEQLHEVIHYRMHSGVETSQRFDEILLHVCNHATFHRGQVVTMLRAAGVTSIPGTDLILYFRR, encoded by the coding sequence ATGACAATTGCACGCGATCATTTCGCCCAACTGTTGAGCTACAACAGTTGGGCGAATCAGCGTTTGTTCGGCGCCATTCCTGCCGAAGCGCTCGATGTCCCCCAAACCAGTAGTTTCCCGACCATTCGTCGAACCGTCCTGCACATCTGGGATGCCGAATGGGTGTGGTTCGAACGCGTCAACGGCCACAATCCCGGCGATGTCGATCTCGAACTCTTCGACGGCCCGTTCGACGAAGCGCTCCGACGCATGAAGCAGCAGACCGAGGCTTGGATCGCTCATGTCGCATCGCTCAGCGACGAACAGTTGCATGAAGTAATCCACTACCGGATGCACTCCGGCGTCGAGACAAGCCAGCGCTTCGACGAGATATTGCTGCATGTCTGCAATCACGCCACGTTTCATCGTGGGCAGGTTGTGACGATGCTACGCGCGGCCGGAGTGACGAGTATCCCGGGCACCGATCTAATCCTCTACTTTCGACGATAA
- a CDS encoding aconitate hydratase, whose protein sequence is MAQSLTHKILSAHLLSHTSLPKPGEEVGLRIDQTLTQDATGTMAYLQFESMGLDSIKTKVSVSYVDHNMLQTGFENADDHQYLQSVAAKYGLFFSRPGNGICHQVHRERFGVPGDTLLGSDSHTPTCGGLGMIAMGAGGLDIAMALAGQPFYTPMPKVVGVKLTGTLSDWVTGKDVILEMLRRLTVKGGTGRIIEYYGEGAHNLSMGDRFTICNMGAELGATTSLFPSDEKTLSFLKAQKREASWQNLKADDGATYDENVEIDLSKLEPLIAQPHMPDNVVTVRSVAGTPIAQACVGSCTNSSYHDLGISAYILKDKAVNSGVSFTLTPGSKQVFEMIARDKDMTLASLIRSGARILESGCGPCIGMGQAPPSGSVSVRSFNRNFEGRSGTADAKVYLASPETCAASALTGVITDPRDLGLPFTHIDEPNEYIVDDDMVIAPGNDRSKVEIKRGPNIKPLPSFDAVPQNLHGKVLLKMVDNITTDHIMPAGAKVLPLRSNIPAISEHTLVRVDPEFPKRAKEWGGGMLVGGENYGQGSSREHAALAPRYLGVTAVIVKSFARIHLANLINFGILPATFVNAADYDTIAQGDELVIENARVQIAEHPEKITVTNKTKNLSYVVTSPLTERQRHIILAGGTLAYAKQEAAKVTA, encoded by the coding sequence ATGGCACAAAGTCTGACGCATAAGATACTCTCCGCACACTTGCTCTCACACACCTCGCTGCCGAAACCGGGTGAGGAAGTCGGCCTTCGCATCGACCAGACACTCACGCAGGATGCGACGGGAACAATGGCGTATCTGCAGTTCGAGTCGATGGGTCTCGATTCGATCAAGACGAAAGTATCTGTCAGCTACGTCGATCACAACATGCTGCAGACGGGTTTCGAGAATGCTGACGACCATCAGTATCTGCAATCGGTCGCCGCGAAGTATGGGTTGTTCTTCTCACGTCCGGGTAACGGTATCTGTCACCAGGTGCACCGCGAGCGCTTCGGCGTTCCGGGCGATACGCTCCTCGGCTCCGATTCGCACACGCCGACGTGCGGCGGCCTCGGTATGATCGCCATGGGCGCCGGCGGTCTTGATATCGCAATGGCCCTCGCAGGACAGCCGTTCTATACGCCGATGCCGAAGGTGGTCGGAGTGAAGCTTACCGGAACGTTAAGCGATTGGGTAACGGGTAAGGATGTGATCCTCGAAATGCTTCGCCGCCTTACGGTGAAGGGCGGTACAGGCCGCATCATCGAGTACTACGGCGAAGGCGCACACAATCTTTCCATGGGCGACCGCTTCACGATCTGCAACATGGGTGCCGAGCTCGGCGCAACGACGTCGCTCTTCCCGTCGGACGAGAAGACACTTAGCTTCCTCAAGGCACAGAAGCGCGAAGCGTCGTGGCAGAATTTGAAGGCAGATGATGGTGCGACCTATGATGAGAACGTTGAGATCGATCTCAGCAAGCTCGAACCGCTGATCGCACAGCCCCACATGCCGGATAACGTCGTGACGGTACGCTCCGTCGCCGGCACGCCGATCGCACAGGCCTGCGTCGGAAGCTGCACGAACTCGAGCTACCACGATCTTGGAATTTCCGCTTACATCCTGAAGGACAAGGCTGTCAATTCCGGTGTGAGCTTCACGCTGACGCCGGGTTCGAAGCAGGTCTTCGAGATGATCGCCCGCGATAAGGACATGACACTTGCAAGCCTCATTCGCAGCGGTGCGCGCATCCTCGAGTCGGGTTGCGGTCCTTGCATCGGCATGGGACAGGCTCCGCCGTCGGGTTCGGTGTCGGTTCGTTCGTTCAATCGCAATTTTGAAGGCCGCAGCGGAACGGCTGATGCAAAAGTGTATCTCGCCAGCCCTGAGACCTGCGCAGCCTCTGCGCTTACGGGCGTCATCACCGATCCCCGTGACCTCGGCTTGCCGTTCACACATATCGACGAGCCGAACGAGTACATCGTTGATGACGACATGGTGATCGCACCGGGCAACGACCGTTCGAAAGTGGAGATCAAGCGCGGTCCGAACATCAAGCCGCTCCCGAGCTTTGACGCGGTACCACAGAATTTGCACGGCAAAGTACTGTTGAAGATGGTCGATAATATCACGACCGATCACATCATGCCTGCCGGCGCGAAGGTGTTGCCGCTTCGCTCGAACATTCCCGCGATCAGCGAGCATACGCTCGTTCGCGTGGATCCCGAATTCCCGAAGCGCGCAAAAGAGTGGGGCGGCGGTATGCTCGTCGGTGGTGAGAACTACGGTCAGGGCTCGAGCCGCGAGCATGCGGCGCTTGCACCGCGTTACCTCGGCGTCACGGCTGTGATCGTCAAGAGTTTCGCTCGTATCCATCTTGCGAACTTGATCAACTTCGGTATCCTGCCCGCGACGTTCGTCAATGCTGCAGATTACGACACCATCGCACAGGGTGATGAACTGGTGATCGAGAACGCCCGCGTGCAGATCGCCGAGCACCCGGAGAAGATCACGGTCACGAACAAGACGAAGAACCTCTCGTACGTCGTGACGAGCCCGCTCACCGAGCGTCAGCGTCACATCATCCTCGCCGGTGGTACGCTTGCCTATGCGAAGCAGGAAGCTGCGAAGGTGACGGCATAA
- a CDS encoding RNA-binding protein — translation MKIYVGGLPYQTQDDQLNQIFTAYGEVSSAKIIMDRETGRSKGFGFVEMPDDDAAKKAIAELNEAELGGRTLTVNEARPMAERSGGGGGRGGYGGGGGRGGYGGGGGRGGYGGGGNRGGGGGGRW, via the coding sequence ATGAAAATCTATGTAGGCGGCTTGCCGTACCAGACGCAGGACGACCAACTCAACCAGATCTTTACCGCATACGGTGAAGTTTCCAGCGCAAAGATCATCATGGATCGCGAAACCGGCCGCAGCAAAGGCTTCGGTTTTGTCGAGATGCCGGATGACGATGCAGCAAAGAAGGCCATTGCCGAGCTCAACGAAGCAGAGCTTGGTGGCCGTACGTTGACCGTGAACGAAGCTCGCCCGATGGCTGAGCGTTCGGGCGGCGGTGGCGGACGCGGCGGTTACGGCGGCGGCGGTGGTCGCGGCGGTTACGGCGGCGGCGGCGGACGTGGCGGTTACGGCGGCGGTGGAAACCGCGGCGGTGGCGGCGGCGGCCGTTGGTAA
- a CDS encoding DmsE family decaheme c-type cytochrome produces the protein MRTLVYHLLISAAVVLAAGGVERAFVSHAGTGLAPAITGTSTSGTPVAANVPSGKCTMVGGSATKDMTSENTAFKGAKTDPEECVKCHEDEVASYKSTTHAKSWQNGQSCESCHGESAKHVETGGAPGTIQTMKGKSANEVSQTCLNCHQRPGEQSHGQLSEHFRAGVGCTSCHDVHPSAQHKHEMNNAGMSAMLKGKQTDLCLSCHNTVNSDFNKPTHHRLKEGIVECSSCHNPHGTTQEHQLRADKKTLCLNCHQDKRGPFVYEHNATALEGCVACHEGHGSSARNLLKDRDPRTLCISCHSKEIGAGVPHSRANFSLQTTGDCTRCHNTIHGSNRDEYFIQ, from the coding sequence ATGAGAACTCTAGTCTATCATCTATTAATCAGTGCCGCAGTCGTCTTGGCTGCAGGCGGTGTGGAACGAGCCTTCGTTTCGCACGCAGGGACCGGCCTGGCACCCGCCATCACGGGGACCAGCACGTCCGGCACACCGGTCGCGGCCAACGTACCGTCGGGCAAATGCACGATGGTCGGTGGGAGCGCAACCAAGGACATGACGTCCGAGAATACCGCGTTCAAGGGTGCCAAGACCGACCCGGAAGAATGCGTGAAATGCCATGAAGACGAAGTCGCTTCGTACAAGAGCACGACGCATGCAAAATCCTGGCAGAATGGCCAGTCATGCGAAAGCTGTCATGGTGAATCCGCCAAACACGTGGAGACTGGTGGTGCCCCCGGCACGATCCAGACGATGAAAGGCAAATCGGCGAACGAAGTGTCGCAGACCTGCCTCAATTGCCATCAGCGCCCGGGCGAACAGAGCCATGGTCAACTGAGCGAGCATTTCCGCGCCGGCGTCGGCTGCACCAGCTGCCACGACGTGCACCCGAGTGCTCAGCATAAGCATGAAATGAACAATGCCGGTATGAGCGCAATGCTCAAAGGCAAGCAGACAGACCTGTGTCTCTCCTGTCATAATACGGTTAACTCGGACTTCAACAAGCCGACGCATCACCGTCTGAAGGAAGGCATCGTCGAATGCTCCAGTTGTCATAACCCGCACGGCACGACGCAGGAACATCAGCTTCGCGCCGACAAGAAGACCCTCTGCTTGAACTGTCACCAGGATAAACGCGGACCGTTCGTGTATGAACACAACGCGACGGCTCTCGAGGGTTGCGTCGCCTGTCACGAAGGACACGGCAGCTCCGCTCGAAACCTGTTAAAGGATCGCGATCCTCGAACGCTGTGCATCAGCTGCCACTCGAAAGAGATCGGCGCCGGAGTACCGCATAGCCGCGCAAACTTCAGTCTGCAGACAACCGGCGACTGCACGCGCTGCCACAACACGATCCATGGTTCGAACCGTGACGAATACTTCATCCAATAG